The proteins below come from a single uncultured Dethiosulfovibrio sp. genomic window:
- a CDS encoding Wzz/FepE/Etk N-terminal domain-containing protein codes for MEDKSTERQDPYYDEDEIDLLDLLLVLARRKGFIIKTTTIFIVLSVIYAQFLTTPIYRADTQVIPPQSGGSGAMAALAQMGVPDFAAGMLGVQTPSDLLVAITKSRPVLDKVIDQFDLMNRQPEPSHPAVETIKETLGNIISPIIKALSPEDDGEGEGKKILRTNVRNKLSMATSANANAKSGIITISVSDTSPDLAAAIANSYVEQLQTIMQSLALSQASQQRLFLEEQVKESQLNLLASEQKLSEYQIRTGILNVGDQASAVVESLTKLRAQVTAKEVELRSTQTFATANNPRVKQLQAELSSLKQQLQRMEASTGSTSPSDISLKDLPDAGLEYLRLMRDLKFHETLYGMLLKQYESARISEAQEPSVVQVLSKAEPPELKDKPKKKLIVVLATVLGGFIGVFGAFLKEFATNAQSDPERKAKMDELKRNLRIFGKKS; via the coding sequence ATGGAAGACAAGTCCACAGAAAGACAGGATCCCTACTACGACGAGGACGAAATAGACCTCCTAGACCTCCTCCTGGTTCTCGCCAGGAGGAAGGGATTTATAATAAAGACCACCACCATATTTATAGTGCTGTCGGTCATCTACGCCCAGTTTTTAACCACCCCTATCTACAGGGCGGACACCCAGGTGATTCCACCTCAAAGCGGAGGATCAGGGGCCATGGCGGCACTGGCCCAGATGGGGGTTCCCGACTTCGCAGCTGGGATGCTAGGGGTCCAAACCCCCAGCGACCTCCTGGTGGCCATAACAAAAAGCCGCCCGGTGCTGGACAAGGTGATAGACCAGTTCGACCTGATGAACCGACAGCCGGAGCCATCTCACCCAGCTGTAGAGACGATAAAGGAGACCCTGGGAAACATAATCTCCCCCATAATAAAGGCCCTGTCACCTGAGGATGACGGAGAGGGAGAGGGCAAAAAGATACTCAGGACCAATGTCAGAAATAAACTTTCAATGGCGACCTCCGCCAACGCCAACGCAAAGAGCGGCATAATAACCATCTCCGTCTCCGACACGTCGCCGGATCTGGCAGCGGCGATCGCCAACAGCTACGTAGAGCAGCTCCAGACCATAATGCAGAGCCTGGCGCTCAGCCAGGCATCCCAACAGAGGCTCTTTCTGGAAGAGCAGGTCAAAGAATCCCAGCTGAACCTGCTAGCGTCGGAGCAAAAACTGTCGGAATACCAGATAAGGACGGGCATATTAAACGTCGGAGACCAGGCCTCGGCGGTGGTGGAGAGCCTGACAAAACTCAGGGCCCAGGTTACCGCAAAAGAGGTCGAGCTCAGGTCCACCCAGACCTTCGCCACGGCCAACAACCCAAGGGTCAAGCAGCTACAGGCGGAGCTATCGAGCCTTAAGCAGCAGCTCCAGAGGATGGAGGCCAGCACAGGCTCCACCTCCCCGTCGGACATCTCCCTGAAGGACCTTCCCGACGCAGGACTGGAATACCTGAGGCTCATGAGAGACCTCAAGTTCCACGAAACCCTCTACGGGATGCTCCTAAAACAGTACGAAAGCGCCAGAATCTCGGAAGCCCAGGAGCCAAGCGTCGTCCAGGTACTGAGCAAGGCGGAGCCGCCGGAACTGAAGGACAAGCCCAAGAAAAAGCTGATAGTGGTCCTCGCCACGGTGCTTGGAGGGTTTATAGGGGTGTTCGGAGCATTCCTCAAGGAGTTCGCCACCAACGCCCAGTCGGACCCGGAGAGAAAGGCAAAGATGGACGAGCTGAAGAGAAACCTGAGGATATTCGGCAAAAAGAGCTGA
- a CDS encoding sugar transferase, protein MIKHLKAIKWAMVTMDSVLYWSSVIFIGREKFLSFSSRGVMAYSFIYLILILGLYAFKGYDQGVIANGKKDTAIRITSAVVVSAVFAVGMVVLFLPFYELRPIRFLKAVALCVITMPLVRILAGAYIKGIFPSKRCIVVGSKAKWSPLMKEISQSLSRKLIPTAYCEGTTDSIKSCLEKRHRSTVIIVAEERALDDQDTVKTLKNSGLTILYLPNLAETALKRIPMDLLNSYSSYYSVSFQAIASRPVERSFNLATATAISLVLGPIALISAIAIAVNDGLPVLFKQKRTGKDGEKFTIYKFRTMAQAPEGCHGDPEQDCQRLTKAGRIIRKLRLDEIPQLINVIKGDMNLVGPRPEIDRFIEMCSGNIPFYDERHRIKPGITGWAQVKYKYTSDLNTYKDKTEYDLYYVKNQNILLDLTIILATIGTMVGMKGAK, encoded by the coding sequence ATGATAAAACACCTGAAGGCGATAAAATGGGCCATGGTCACCATGGACTCGGTCCTTTACTGGTCGTCGGTGATATTCATAGGCAGGGAGAAATTCTTATCCTTCTCCTCAAGGGGAGTTATGGCCTACAGCTTTATCTACCTTATACTGATCCTGGGGCTATACGCCTTCAAAGGGTACGACCAGGGGGTCATAGCCAACGGGAAAAAGGACACAGCCATAAGGATAACATCGGCGGTGGTGGTTTCGGCTGTGTTCGCCGTCGGCATGGTGGTGCTGTTTTTGCCCTTTTACGAGCTCAGGCCAATCAGGTTCTTAAAGGCCGTGGCCCTATGCGTCATAACCATGCCTCTGGTGAGAATACTGGCGGGAGCCTACATAAAGGGCATATTCCCGTCCAAAAGATGCATAGTCGTAGGGAGCAAGGCCAAATGGTCGCCCCTGATGAAGGAGATATCCCAATCCCTCTCCAGAAAGCTCATCCCGACGGCCTACTGCGAAGGAACAACAGACTCCATCAAGAGCTGCCTGGAAAAGCGACACCGCTCGACAGTCATCATCGTGGCGGAGGAGAGGGCACTTGACGATCAGGACACGGTGAAAACGCTGAAGAACTCAGGGCTGACGATACTATATCTGCCCAACCTGGCGGAAACAGCCTTAAAGAGAATTCCCATGGATCTGCTGAACTCCTACAGCTCCTACTACTCGGTGTCCTTCCAGGCCATAGCGTCAAGGCCTGTTGAGAGGTCCTTCAACCTCGCCACCGCCACGGCGATATCCTTGGTGCTGGGCCCCATAGCCCTTATATCCGCCATAGCCATAGCGGTAAACGACGGCCTTCCTGTACTGTTTAAACAGAAGAGGACAGGAAAAGACGGCGAGAAGTTCACCATCTACAAGTTCAGGACTATGGCCCAGGCCCCGGAGGGATGCCACGGCGACCCAGAGCAGGACTGCCAAAGGCTCACCAAAGCGGGAAGGATTATAAGGAAGCTCAGGCTGGACGAAATTCCCCAGCTTATAAACGTCATAAAAGGAGACATGAACCTCGTCGGGCCAAGGCCTGAGATAGACCGTTTTATAGAGATGTGCTCGGGAAACATCCCCTTTTACGACGAAAGGCACAGGATAAAGCCAGGGATAACGGGTTGGGCCCAGGTTAAGTACAAATACACCTCCGACCTCAACACCTACAAAGACAAAACGGAATACGACCTATACTACGTCAAAAACCAGAATATCCTTCTGGACCTGACGATAATCCTGGCCACTATAGGGACTATGGTGGGGATGAAGGGAGCGAAATAA
- a CDS encoding glycosyltransferase family 4 protein, giving the protein MKILIVTNHFWPESFRINDIAIELKKQGHEITVLTGIPDYPEGRFYPGYGLMRKNTERYKGIKIHRVPKIPRGNGNRLRLSINYLSFALMSCITGPLKCREKYDIIFVFATSPITVALPAIVIKKTTKSTALILWVQDLWPDSVKIAGHIESSIVLNTLKSVVKFIYDHCDVILGQSRSFVSSISKLSKKAKLLYYPNSAEEFYKPVPNTEKLKKSLDLPDGFLVTFAGNIGEAQDFPTILSAAKETSHLKAIKWIIVGDGRKASWVKSEIERRQLGETVFMMGRHEASKMPLFFGASDVLLAALKKSEIFSMTVPCKIQSYLACAKPIIAAMDGEGALVVREAKAGFSVPAQSPKKLAEAVISMYKLNAKQRDLMGKNGLSFFKSNFEKKALIDKLQDIFTEAVNLDIPR; this is encoded by the coding sequence GTGAAGATCCTCATAGTCACAAACCACTTTTGGCCAGAAAGCTTCCGAATAAACGACATAGCGATAGAGCTGAAAAAGCAAGGCCACGAGATCACCGTATTGACAGGCATACCGGACTATCCAGAAGGACGATTCTACCCAGGATACGGCCTGATGCGAAAGAACACCGAGAGATACAAGGGCATAAAAATACATAGGGTGCCCAAGATACCGAGAGGCAACGGCAATAGGCTAAGATTATCGATCAACTACCTATCCTTCGCCCTCATGTCCTGCATAACGGGGCCGTTAAAGTGCAGGGAAAAGTATGACATTATTTTCGTTTTTGCCACGTCGCCGATAACGGTAGCCCTACCTGCTATAGTGATAAAAAAAACGACAAAATCAACCGCTCTGATCCTATGGGTGCAGGATCTGTGGCCTGACAGCGTAAAAATCGCTGGACACATCGAATCATCTATAGTTTTAAACACGCTAAAATCAGTCGTTAAATTTATATACGACCACTGTGACGTAATACTAGGTCAATCACGATCGTTCGTCTCATCGATATCAAAACTGAGCAAAAAAGCCAAACTTCTCTATTACCCAAACTCGGCGGAGGAGTTCTATAAACCCGTCCCCAATACGGAGAAGCTCAAAAAAAGCCTCGATCTTCCCGATGGCTTTCTGGTGACCTTTGCCGGAAATATAGGAGAGGCTCAGGACTTCCCAACCATACTGTCCGCAGCGAAAGAAACATCTCACTTAAAAGCAATAAAGTGGATCATAGTTGGGGATGGAAGAAAGGCCTCTTGGGTTAAATCGGAAATAGAACGGAGACAGTTGGGAGAAACGGTCTTTATGATGGGGCGTCACGAGGCCTCTAAAATGCCTTTATTCTTCGGGGCCTCCGATGTTTTACTTGCTGCCCTCAAAAAAAGCGAGATTTTCAGCATGACAGTCCCCTGCAAGATCCAGTCCTATCTGGCCTGCGCAAAACCGATAATAGCGGCTATGGATGGAGAAGGGGCTTTGGTTGTTCGTGAGGCAAAGGCGGGTTTTTCCGTCCCAGCACAATCGCCAAAAAAACTGGCAGAGGCGGTTATCTCCATGTATAAACTCAACGCAAAGCAAAGAGACTTAATGGGAAAGAATGGGCTATCATTTTTTAAATCAAATTTTGAGAAAAAAGCCCTTATAGATAAACTTCAAGATATTTTTACGGAGGCGGTAAACCTTGATATACCACGATAA
- a CDS encoding polysaccharide biosynthesis protein, with protein MIYHDKRVLITGGTGSLGKTLVRRILTGEFGTPRKVIVMSRDEAKQHQMRVSYLTQKNTTDEVIYDNFRKVLEFRIGDVRSLADVTSAVRDADIVINAAALKQVPVCEYFPWQAVQTNCMGAQNIVQAIRDHSLPVETVVGVSTDKACKPLNVMGMTKALQERIFLSANVLTPKTRFVCVRYGNVMASRGSVIPLFHEQIRNGGPITITDNRMTRFLLTLNDAVDTIAAVMREGKPGETFVPNAPASLMTDVAKALIGKRDIEIVCTGIRPGEKLNEIMVSDEEAPYTAKRGNYYAIRSMLPELFVLGDEPAALKKEFSSGDTLMTLEETVQLLHKNKLLLEDVDPSQEDELLR; from the coding sequence TTGATATACCACGATAAACGAGTACTGATAACCGGCGGAACCGGATCACTGGGTAAAACATTGGTGAGGAGGATCCTTACCGGAGAGTTCGGAACCCCTAGAAAAGTCATCGTCATGTCCAGAGACGAGGCAAAACAGCACCAGATGAGGGTCAGCTATCTGACCCAGAAGAACACCACCGACGAGGTCATATACGACAATTTCAGGAAGGTACTGGAGTTTCGGATAGGAGATGTCCGGTCGTTGGCGGATGTGACCTCTGCGGTCAGGGATGCGGACATAGTCATAAACGCCGCGGCGTTGAAGCAGGTTCCGGTATGCGAATACTTCCCATGGCAGGCCGTACAGACGAACTGTATGGGAGCCCAGAACATAGTCCAGGCGATAAGGGACCATTCCCTTCCAGTCGAGACAGTCGTAGGGGTCAGCACCGACAAAGCCTGCAAACCTCTGAACGTCATGGGAATGACGAAAGCCCTTCAGGAGAGAATATTTCTGTCCGCAAACGTGCTGACGCCAAAGACCAGGTTCGTCTGTGTCAGATACGGCAACGTCATGGCATCCAGAGGATCGGTCATACCGCTGTTTCACGAACAGATAAGAAACGGGGGCCCTATAACCATAACGGATAACAGGATGACCCGGTTCCTCCTGACCCTCAACGACGCTGTGGACACCATAGCGGCGGTTATGAGAGAGGGGAAGCCGGGAGAGACCTTCGTCCCCAACGCTCCAGCATCCCTGATGACCGACGTAGCCAAAGCCCTTATAGGCAAAAGGGACATAGAGATAGTCTGTACAGGTATCAGACCAGGGGAAAAGCTCAATGAGATAATGGTATCCGATGAGGAAGCGCCATACACCGCAAAAAGGGGCAACTACTACGCCATTCGATCCATGTTACCAGAGCTATTCGTGCTAGGGGATGAACCGGCAGCCCTCAAAAAAGAGTTCTCATCCGGCGATACCCTGATGACCCTCGAAGAAACTGTGCAGCTTCTGCATAAAAATAAACTTCTTCTTGAAGACGTTGATCCTTCTCAAGAAGACGAACTGCTTCGGTAA
- a CDS encoding SDR family oxidoreductase yields MKILILGCSGMLGHKLFQTLSDSADLDVYGTTRDTGFAKHLPEKMAKKVRPHVDATNFDSVIRALASIQPDLVINGIGLIKQLPEASDPLSSITTNSQLPHRISLVCRTAGARMIHISTDCVFKGDKGHYTEEDPSDATDLYGKTKYLGEVEYPHCVTLRTSIIGHEHKGGYGLVEWFLSQEGKKVQGYTNAIFSGLTTLELSNVIHKHIIPDSSISGLYQVSTDPISKYDLINTIKDVYNLDVEIEPFDDFKLDRSLESHKFRKKTGYNPPSWRELIESMNHDYNNRREFYAH; encoded by the coding sequence ATGAAGATACTCATACTCGGTTGCTCAGGAATGCTTGGACACAAGCTTTTTCAAACTTTATCGGACTCAGCGGATTTAGATGTTTACGGAACCACCAGAGACACCGGCTTTGCAAAACATCTACCTGAAAAGATGGCGAAGAAAGTCCGCCCTCACGTAGATGCGACGAACTTCGACTCGGTGATCCGAGCATTGGCCTCAATTCAGCCGGACTTGGTGATAAACGGAATAGGCCTTATAAAGCAACTTCCCGAGGCATCCGATCCCCTTTCTTCTATAACCACAAACTCTCAGCTTCCTCACAGGATATCCCTCGTGTGTCGAACGGCAGGGGCCAGGATGATCCACATAAGCACCGACTGCGTCTTTAAAGGAGACAAAGGACATTACACCGAGGAAGATCCCTCAGACGCAACCGACCTTTACGGAAAAACAAAGTATCTCGGCGAAGTGGAATACCCTCACTGCGTCACGCTGAGAACCTCAATAATAGGTCACGAACACAAGGGAGGTTACGGCCTGGTGGAGTGGTTTTTATCCCAAGAAGGCAAAAAAGTGCAGGGATATACAAACGCCATATTTTCAGGCTTAACGACCCTAGAATTATCCAATGTAATACACAAACACATAATACCCGATTCGTCCATATCGGGACTATACCAGGTATCGACAGATCCTATATCCAAATACGACCTCATAAACACGATCAAGGACGTCTACAACCTTGACGTGGAGATCGAACCTTTCGACGACTTCAAGCTGGACAGATCCCTTGAATCACATAAATTCAGAAAAAAGACAGGGTATAATCCTCCATCGTGGAGAGAGCTTATAGAGTCGATGAACCACGACTATAACAACAGGAGAGAGTTTTATGCACACTAA
- the wecB gene encoding UDP-N-acetylglucosamine 2-epimerase (non-hydrolyzing), which yields MRVMTIVGTRPEIIKLSRVIVKLDQYMDHILVHTGQNFDYELNEIFFKDLQLRKPDYFLDSAKPTAMETVGEVLKKTDQLLDEIKPEALLVLGDTNSALAVLAAKRKRIPIFHMEAGNRCFDQRVPEEINRKIIDHTSDINMPYTSIAREYLLAEGIKPDTVIKTGSPMLEVLSHFENQIEQSDVLSKMGLTRGKYFVVSAHREENVDSSAHLHALGSVLNRIAEKYDMPLIVSTHPRTQKRLDISDIRLDERINLLKPLGFFDYVKLQKNAKAVLSDSGTITEESSILNFPALNIREAHERPEGFEEASVIMTGVSSDRILQGLELLEKQGEDVKRTFRMVEDYSVSNVSEKVVRIIQSYRDYVMRTVWRG from the coding sequence ATGAGGGTAATGACCATAGTAGGGACACGTCCTGAAATAATCAAATTATCTAGGGTCATCGTAAAATTGGACCAGTACATGGACCACATACTGGTCCATACTGGTCAGAACTTCGACTACGAGCTTAACGAAATTTTCTTCAAAGATCTTCAGCTCAGAAAACCGGACTACTTCTTGGACTCAGCTAAACCTACAGCAATGGAGACTGTTGGAGAAGTTCTTAAAAAAACGGACCAACTTCTGGATGAAATAAAACCAGAGGCATTGTTGGTGTTAGGAGATACCAACAGTGCCTTGGCTGTTCTAGCAGCAAAGAGGAAAAGAATTCCAATCTTCCACATGGAGGCAGGAAACAGGTGCTTTGATCAAAGGGTTCCGGAAGAGATAAACAGAAAAATTATCGATCACACCAGCGATATAAACATGCCTTATACGTCTATAGCTCGTGAATACCTTCTTGCGGAGGGAATAAAACCCGACACGGTCATAAAGACCGGCAGTCCTATGCTTGAGGTTTTAAGTCACTTCGAAAATCAGATAGAGCAGTCGGACGTTCTGAGCAAAATGGGGCTTACGAGGGGGAAATATTTCGTAGTCAGTGCCCATAGGGAGGAGAACGTAGACTCATCGGCACACCTCCATGCCCTGGGCTCTGTCTTGAATAGAATAGCCGAAAAGTACGATATGCCTCTGATAGTATCTACTCATCCTCGAACCCAAAAAAGGCTGGATATCAGCGATATAAGGCTGGATGAAAGGATCAATCTTCTAAAACCTCTTGGTTTTTTTGACTACGTAAAGCTCCAGAAAAACGCAAAAGCAGTTCTATCGGACAGCGGAACCATAACGGAAGAATCTTCCATCCTCAATTTCCCAGCCCTAAATATTCGGGAAGCCCACGAAAGGCCAGAGGGATTCGAGGAAGCCTCGGTTATAATGACCGGAGTATCGTCAGATAGAATCCTACAGGGGCTAGAGTTACTAGAAAAGCAAGGAGAAGACGTGAAAAGAACCTTCCGAATGGTGGAGGACTACTCTGTCTCTAACGTTTCGGAAAAGGTAGTTAGGATAATACAGAGCTATAGGGATTATGTGATGAGGACGGTGTGGAGGGGATGA
- a CDS encoding glycosyltransferase, translating into MKPVKESTSKKIMVFDVPAESGGALSILEDYYNQAVKSKKPNIRWCFVLGKAKLKETENITVIRFPWLKKSWLHRLYFDHIVAPRLVRNYNPQKILSLQNILVPHVEKPQVLYLHQSLPFVNFKFKILKNPKLWSYQNIISKLIFRSIKRANKVIVQTQWMKKACIEETKINGSKVIVTPPKISIEPKALFKPTKEALSTFFYPAAPLTYKNHDIILDACALLLKKVNFKVVFTIKGNENDHARRLFKRSREECLPVEFLGSISREKVFDLYTKSVLLFPSYIESFPLPLKELKIHKGIALVSNYPFCHEILDGYESAFFFDPFNSKEVAEHMVQICNYSVPPSI; encoded by the coding sequence ATGAAGCCTGTCAAAGAGAGTACCTCGAAGAAAATAATGGTCTTTGACGTCCCCGCTGAAAGCGGAGGAGCACTTTCAATTTTGGAAGATTACTACAATCAGGCAGTCAAATCAAAAAAACCTAACATTCGCTGGTGTTTTGTCCTTGGCAAGGCCAAGCTAAAAGAGACAGAAAACATAACAGTCATTCGCTTTCCGTGGCTAAAAAAAAGCTGGTTACATAGGCTCTACTTCGACCATATAGTTGCGCCAAGGCTGGTACGAAATTACAATCCACAAAAAATACTGTCACTGCAAAACATCTTAGTTCCACATGTTGAGAAACCTCAGGTTTTGTACCTTCACCAATCGCTACCTTTTGTTAATTTTAAGTTTAAAATACTGAAAAATCCTAAGCTTTGGTCATATCAAAACATAATTAGCAAACTGATTTTTAGATCCATCAAAAGAGCAAATAAGGTAATCGTACAAACTCAATGGATGAAAAAAGCCTGTATCGAAGAAACAAAAATCAATGGATCAAAAGTTATTGTTACCCCCCCTAAAATATCGATAGAGCCTAAAGCTCTTTTTAAACCAACAAAAGAGGCCCTTTCGACATTTTTTTATCCAGCAGCACCTCTAACTTATAAAAATCACGACATCATTCTTGATGCTTGTGCCTTGTTACTAAAAAAAGTCAACTTCAAAGTTGTGTTTACGATCAAAGGCAATGAAAATGATCACGCTAGGAGACTTTTTAAAAGGTCAAGAGAAGAATGCCTTCCGGTTGAATTTTTAGGCTCTATCTCCAGAGAGAAGGTCTTTGATCTCTATACCAAGTCAGTACTCTTGTTTCCATCCTACATTGAGTCCTTTCCTCTTCCATTAAAAGAATTAAAAATTCATAAAGGAATTGCCCTAGTATCCAACTATCCTTTCTGCCATGAAATTCTTGATGGGTATGAGTCAGCATTCTTCTTTGACCCGTTTAATTCAAAAGAGGTTGCCGAGCATATGGTACAAATCTGTAACTATTCAGTCCCTCCGTCAATTTAG